The sequence below is a genomic window from Bacteroidota bacterium.
TATCCAGATTTCTGCAGATTTAAGAAAATGGATTACTGTTAAAAACCTCAAGAAAGAAGGAAATAATCTGGTGATCAATATTCCGGTGACTTCTCCATTCCGTTATTTGCGGATGACCAACAGTCCGCTGAAAGTATCTGAAATAGAAGGCCTGTTAAAGAACAAAGGCATAGACTGCAGCAATTGGAAAGCCTCCAACCTGTTCAGCTCTTACAGTTCACATCCGGCAGTAAAAGCATGGTCTTATAAATTCAGCCTTAATGAAGTGGCTAAAAACAGCTATCTGGCTGTTGCCGTTAAAGGCCTTCACGGGGAAGATGGAGTATGGGCAGCCTTAAGGGTCGGAAATACCATCAAGGGTTGTACCGACCGCAGCATCTCATTCCCGACAAACTGCATTGAACTTGCAGTTCCTTCCACCGATAGCTCTTACACGTATTATGTGCCAGTCAATGAGGATATGATCAACAAAAAAATGGAAGTCGTTGTTTTGGGATTGAATAAAAATAACGCGCACATCCAGCCAGAAGTATGGATTACAACAAATAATCCCTTTGAAGAAAAAAAATTAGTAATATTTCCTTAGTACTTGCTATTTTTGCAGTGTGAAAAAATTATTTCTGCCATTTTGTCGCAAAATAGTTTATGGCAATATTTTTGCTTGCAAGGAATGGCAATAGTGTAAACTTAACTCAAAATGCGGAAAATGATTAAAAAAAATAAAACAAACAAAGAGCAAAAAAGTAAGGAATCAGGTAAAAAAGTGGAAGAACAGATTGACAATCAAACTATAAATATGTCCCAGGAAACAAAAAGTGCAACAGAAACAGTAACAGCTGAGGCAAAAGAAAAAGAACCCGTTAAAGAAACCAAAGAGGCGACAGAAGGGAAAAAGGCTGAAGCTCAGAAAGAAGAAGAAGCCGCCCCCAAAGCTCCAACTGCTGAAGAACTGCTGGCAGAGATGAAAGACAAATATATAAGGCTTTCTGCAGAATTTGACAACTATCGCAAGCGCACGCTGAGAGAAAAAATGGAATTGACCAAGACAGCGGGCGAAAGTATCTTGAAAAATCTGCTTCCCGTGGTTGACGACCTGGAAAGAGCCTTAAAGTCCATTGACCAGGCAGAGGATATTAAT
It includes:
- a CDS encoding nucleotide exchange factor GrpE gives rise to the protein MIKKNKTNKEQKSKESGKKVEEQIDNQTINMSQETKSATETVTAEAKEKEPVKETKEATEGKKAEAQKEEEAAPKAPTAEELLAEMKDKYIRLSAEFDNYRKRTLREKMELTKTAGESILKNLLPVVDDLERALKSIDQAEDINALKEGVQLIYSKFKEFLERQGVKEINTEDIEFNTDIHEAITKIPAPEEKMKGKILDVVQKGYYLNDKVIRYSKVVIGE